The Paenibacillus polymyxa M1 DNA segment CGGCCGCATCGGTGATGCGCAGCACCGCCACCGGAGCTACCTTTTGCCCGCCACTGCTGATGACCGAGAAGGCCGAGGCCATCTCAAACGGGCTGACGGGCGACACGCCCAACGCCAGCGAAGGCACGGGCTTGAGCTCGCTCGTAATGCCCATTTTGCTGGCGAGGTCCATGACCTTATCCGCTCCTACCTGCAGAATGGTGCTGACGGCATAAATATTATCAGATGCCGCAATGGCGCGCCGCAGATCTATTTCACCCAAATATTTATCTCCAAAATTTTTGGGCTTATAAGTTTTGCGGTTGTTGTCGTAGTGGAACAACGTCGGTCGGCTTTCGAATTTGGACGTACTCGTCAATTGGCCGGAATCCAGCGCGCTGAGATACATAATCGGCTTGAAAGACGAGCCTGGCTGCCGGGTTGTGGCCAGTGCATGGTTGTATTGATTCCCGACATAGTTCGTTCCGCCGACCATGGCCTTGACATGTCCATTGCGCGGGTCCATGGAGATTAGTGCAGTTTCCAGTCCGTTGCTGTTCTTCATGCCCTCATTGACAGCCGCCTCGGCTGCCTGCTGCATGTGCATGTCCAGCGTCGTATAAATGCTCAGCCCGCCATGCTCAAGCACCGCTTCGCTAATCCCAAATTGATGAGTCGCTAGCTGGCGAACATAATCGCGAAACCAGGGAGCAGCTTCCACTGTCCGACGCTGGCTCTCGGGCCGCAGGGCCAGTATTTCCTCATAGGCTTTGCTGGCTTCAGCCGGTGTAATTTTACCGATGAGTGCCATAGAGTCCAGTACAATTTTCTGCCGATCCTTTGCGTTTTTCATATGATTATATGGTGAATAGTAGGTCGGACCTTTCGGAATACCTGCCAATAGGGCGCTTTCAGCCAAGTCCAGATCCTTTGCGGATTTACCGAAATACATCTGCGAGGCCGCCTCAATGCCATAGGCGCCATGACCATAGTAAATTTCATTTAAATACATTTGCAGCAGCTCATCCTTGGAATACTTCATTTCAAGCTGTGCAGTATAGATGGCTTCCTTGGCCTTGCGCGTCCATGTTTTCTCGTGAGATAAGTACAGATTGCGCGCAAGCTGCTGAGTCAGTGTGCTGGCCCCTTGCGACATATCCCATCGGGTCAAATTAACGATTACTGCCCGGCCCAGACCTTTGAAATCAAAGCCAAAATGATCGTAAAACTTCCGGTCTTCCACAGCCAGTGTAGCTGCTATTAAATCGGGCGAAATGTGATCAAGCTGGACAGGAATAGATTCCTTTCCTCCGGCAGAGAAGGTAGCAATGACTTGCCCCTGACTATCGAGCAGACGTGAATTCCGGTCTGTATCGGCGAGCGGAAGGCTGGTTGTGTACAAATAGGCGAGCAGAATGCAGGCGGCGATGACCGTCAGAATCGTGAGAGACATCAGGCCTTGAAAGCATCGAACCCAAAGCGGTTTACGCTTGGAGGATCGCCCGGTAGTATCGGTCATCATGCCACCTCCTTCCATAGTTGATGTTCTCAGTATAGTCAATCCGAAAGTGTCTATTCATCAGATGCATATACGTATCTATTTTAAACAAGATTAAGCCCTAAAAATGCTTTTACAGTCCATTCGGGTATCGCTTATAATGCAAAAAGTGTGAAATTCAAGTGTGTTTGGTACAATAAATATAGCAAACTCGGCGTTTGCGTGTTGCAGTTATAAGGAAAGTCCATGTTTATGCTACCGGATTGCCGGACACATACTTTGATCAGAAAGAAGGTTGGAATGATGGATTTGTGGTTTACGGAGAAGCAGACTCCCTCTTTCGGCATTACAGCAAAAATCAAACAAACCTACGTCTCTGAGAAAACAGATTTTCAGGATCTGGCAATGATCGAGACGGAGGAATTCGGCAATATGCTTGTTCTGGACGGCATGGTGATGACAACGGTTAAGGATGAATTTGTATATCACGAAATGG contains these protein-coding regions:
- a CDS encoding transglycosylase domain-containing protein — encoded protein: MTDTTGRSSKRKPLWVRCFQGLMSLTILTVIAACILLAYLYTTSLPLADTDRNSRLLDSQGQVIATFSAGGKESIPVQLDHISPDLIAATLAVEDRKFYDHFGFDFKGLGRAVIVNLTRWDMSQGASTLTQQLARNLYLSHEKTWTRKAKEAIYTAQLEMKYSKDELLQMYLNEIYYGHGAYGIEAASQMYFGKSAKDLDLAESALLAGIPKGPTYYSPYNHMKNAKDRQKIVLDSMALIGKITPAEASKAYEEILALRPESQRRTVEAAPWFRDYVRQLATHQFGISEAVLEHGGLSIYTTLDMHMQQAAEAAVNEGMKNSNGLETALISMDPRNGHVKAMVGGTNYVGNQYNHALATTRQPGSSFKPIMYLSALDSGQLTSTSKFESRPTLFHYDNNRKTYKPKNFGDKYLGEIDLRRAIAASDNIYAVSTILQVGADKVMDLASKMGITSELKPVPSLALGVSPVSPFEMASAFSVISSGGQKVAPVAVLRITDAAGRSLYEAPQAAPVQVVKPASAYVLTRLMEGVFEEGGTGNRVAKLIKRPVAGKSGTTNTDAWMVGFTPELSTAVWVGYDKGKAISTQDARRAAPIFAQYTEKALENVPPKIFPIPDGVVSAYIDPASGKLAAPDSPDKRLEVFVSGTEPKETLSGQNNPQASTPTDQAERQAEKKSWWGNFKRWWME